One window from the genome of Cricetulus griseus strain 17A/GY chromosome 2, alternate assembly CriGri-PICRH-1.0, whole genome shotgun sequence encodes:
- the LOC107978379 gene encoding transmembrane protein 251-like: MMNFCQRMGWIGVGLYLLASAAAFYCVFEINETYNRLALEHIQQQPEELREGTTWTHSLKARLLSLPFWLWTVIFLIPYLQMFLFLYSCTRADPKTVGYCIIPICLAVLCNRHQAFVKASNQISRLQLIDT; encoded by the coding sequence ATGATGAACTTCTGCCAGCGGATGGGATGGATTGGAGTGGGATTGTATTTGCTAGCAAGCGCAGCAGCTTTCTACTGTGTTTTTGAAATCAATGAGACTTAcaacaggctggctttggaacACATTCAGCAGCAGCCTGAGGAGCTTCGGGAAGGAACCACATGGACACACTCCTTGAAAGCTCGGTTACTTTCCCTGCCCTTTTGGTTGTGGACAGTTATTTTTCTGATACCATACTTACAGATGTTTTTGTTCCTTTATTCTTGTACAAGAGCTGATCCCAAAACAGTGGGCTACTGTATTATCCCCATATGCTTGGCGGTTCTCTGCAATCGCCACCAGGCATTTGTCAAGGCTTCCAATCAGATCAGCAGACTACAATTGATTGACACATAA